In one window of Gemmatimonadota bacterium DNA:
- a CDS encoding GAF domain-containing protein encodes MIAPTETSVAAPVAPRARAADVPTGGEVVTRAIEAVTRAATVKGAVASVLQLLREGQGWDYAAWLRRDPIDGLLKCSLDSGQVADEFREKTRAAQFREGEALSGRAWRAGDLVVVDDFGAVPEFARAPVARQAGVQTAAAVPLLVNGEIVGTLEVYATCRRTLSAAESDALRKVAGQVAGGIARVELARYASMVRNSPINIISADRDLAIQYLNPAAHACLAQLEEFTGVAADQLLGRSLELLHPELRALRARLLDPKQLPHGLRLGVGPETLEMELSPTYDAGGQYLGPMVTWEVITQRLEVEAQIAAARERERAQAATLQAQVDQILAAVRDAAAGDLTVDVPVRGSDAAGQLGEGLAALLAGFRAQVAGIGGHARTLAGASEQLSGINRTLAGSAEQTSAQARIVSNAAAEVSGNITVTASGTEEMGASIREIARNAADAARVARQAVQVADRTKATVARLGESSTEIGKVVKVITAIAQQTNLLALNATIEAARAGDAGKGFAVVANEVKELAKGTSKATEEISRKIEVIQGDTRDAVGEIHEIAGIIEQISGIQTTIAGAVEEQTATTNEMSRNVSEAARSAGAIAENMVGVAEAADATTTSVTQSQDAADQLARLSEQLHGMVGRFRC; translated from the coding sequence ATGATCGCTCCGACCGAGACCAGCGTCGCGGCCCCCGTGGCCCCGCGCGCCCGCGCCGCCGACGTTCCCACCGGCGGGGAAGTCGTGACCCGTGCCATCGAGGCCGTGACGCGCGCCGCCACCGTGAAGGGCGCCGTGGCCAGCGTGCTGCAGCTGCTGCGCGAGGGCCAGGGCTGGGACTATGCGGCCTGGCTGCGCCGTGACCCGATCGACGGCCTGCTCAAGTGCAGTCTGGATTCCGGCCAGGTGGCCGACGAGTTCCGGGAGAAGACCCGCGCGGCCCAGTTCCGCGAGGGCGAGGCGCTGTCGGGCCGCGCCTGGCGGGCCGGCGACCTGGTGGTGGTGGACGACTTCGGCGCGGTGCCGGAGTTCGCCCGCGCCCCGGTGGCCCGGCAGGCCGGGGTGCAGACCGCCGCGGCGGTGCCGCTCCTCGTCAACGGCGAGATCGTCGGGACGCTGGAGGTCTACGCCACCTGCCGCCGGACCCTCTCCGCGGCCGAGAGCGATGCGCTCCGCAAGGTGGCGGGCCAGGTGGCCGGCGGCATCGCGCGGGTGGAACTGGCCCGCTATGCCTCGATGGTCCGCAACTCGCCGATCAACATCATCTCCGCGGACCGGGACCTGGCCATCCAGTACCTCAACCCTGCGGCCCACGCCTGCCTGGCCCAGCTCGAGGAGTTCACCGGCGTGGCGGCCGACCAGCTGCTGGGCCGGTCGCTGGAGCTGCTCCATCCCGAGCTGCGGGCGCTCCGCGCCCGGCTGCTCGACCCCAAGCAGCTGCCGCACGGGCTCCGCCTCGGCGTGGGGCCGGAGACGCTTGAGATGGAGCTCAGCCCGACGTACGACGCGGGGGGCCAGTATCTCGGCCCGATGGTCACCTGGGAGGTCATCACCCAGCGCCTGGAGGTGGAGGCGCAGATCGCCGCGGCGCGCGAACGGGAGCGCGCCCAGGCCGCCACGCTGCAGGCCCAGGTGGACCAGATCCTCGCCGCCGTGCGCGATGCCGCCGCCGGCGACCTGACGGTCGATGTCCCGGTGCGCGGGAGCGACGCCGCCGGGCAGCTCGGTGAAGGCCTCGCCGCGCTCCTCGCCGGCTTCCGGGCGCAGGTGGCGGGCATCGGGGGGCACGCCCGGACCCTGGCGGGCGCCTCGGAGCAGCTGTCGGGGATCAACCGCACGCTTGCGGGGAGCGCGGAGCAGACCTCGGCCCAGGCGCGGATCGTGTCGAACGCAGCCGCGGAAGTCTCCGGCAACATCACCGTGACCGCCAGCGGCACGGAGGAGATGGGGGCCTCGATCCGCGAGATCGCCCGGAACGCGGCGGACGCCGCGCGGGTGGCGCGGCAGGCGGTGCAGGTGGCCGACCGCACCAAGGCCACGGTGGCGAGGCTGGGCGAGTCCAGCACGGAGATCGGCAAAGTGGTCAAGGTGATCACCGCCATCGCGCAGCAGACCAACCTGCTCGCCCTCAACGCCACCATCGAGGCGGCGCGCGCGGGGGACGCGGGCAAGGGCTTCGCCGTGGTGGCCAACGAGGTGAAGGAGCTGGCCAAGGGCACCTCCAAGGCCACCGAGGAGATCAGCCGGAAGATCGAGGTCATCCAGGGCGACACCCGGGACGCGGTCGGCGAGATCCATGAGATCGCCGGGATCATCGAGCAGATCAGCGGGATCCAGACCACCATCGCCGGCGCGGTGGAGGAGCAGACCGCCACGACCAACGAGATGAGCCGCAACGTGAGCGAGGCCGCCCGCAGCGCGGGCGCCATCGCCGAGAACATGGTCGGGGTGGCGGAGGCCGCGGACGCGACCACCACCAGCGTTACCCAGAGCCAGGACGCGGCTGACCAGCTGGCACGGCTGTCGGAGCAGCTCCACGGCATGGTGGGGCGGTTCCGGTGCTGA
- a CDS encoding chemotaxis protein CheW yields MAMERQFCTFQLDRLFFGIEVLQVQEVIRSQQMTRVPLAGRAVRGLINLRGQIVTAIDLRERLGLAPFAADRQPMNVVVRTDEGAVSLLVDEIGDVLETEESAYEEPPETLPPAAREMIRGVYKLPGRLLLVLDTEKALALEPTGAR; encoded by the coding sequence ATGGCCATGGAACGCCAGTTCTGCACGTTTCAGCTCGATCGCCTGTTCTTCGGCATCGAGGTGCTGCAGGTCCAGGAAGTGATCCGCTCGCAGCAGATGACGCGGGTGCCGCTCGCGGGGCGGGCGGTCCGCGGGCTGATCAACCTCCGGGGACAGATCGTCACCGCGATCGACCTCCGCGAGCGGCTCGGGCTGGCGCCCTTCGCCGCCGACCGGCAGCCGATGAACGTGGTGGTGCGCACCGACGAGGGCGCGGTCAGCCTGCTGGTGGATGAGATCGGTGACGTGCTGGAGACCGAGGAGTCCGCGTACGAGGAACCGCCGGAGACCCTTCCTCCGGCAGCCCGCGAGATGATCCGCGGGGTGTACAAGCTCCCCGGCCGCCTGCTGCTGGTGCTCGATACGGAGAAGGCGCTTGCCCTGGAGCCCACGGGCGCGCGCTGA
- a CDS encoding chemotaxis protein CheW, translating to MSDMDDIVKEFLVESSEGLDTLDRNLVALEQNPGDKNLLAGIFRCIHTIKGTSGFLGFGRLESVTHVGESLLSDLRDGKKTLTPEITSALLQLVDAVRSMLSAVESTGTDGQEGFASLVELLTRLQKGEPAASGKAEGASRAKGGRKSGPQAAPVAEVPPPAAVAPPVPAQVPEPVPAPAAQVAPVAAAEPAEVKAPAASDSNIRVDVGLLDKLMNLVGELVLARNQILQYTTTADDSGFVATSQRLNLITTELQEGVMKTRMQPIGNVWAKFPRVVRDLALACKKQVRIEMEGKETELDKTIIEAIKDPLTHIVRNSVDHGMELPAERVARGKPAEGRLLLRAYHEGGQVNIEISDDGGGVNTERVKAKAIQKGVITAEQAARMGDRELVNLIFAPGFSTAEQVSNISGRGVGMDVVKTNIEKIGGTVDVQSVAGQGTTLKIKIPLTLAIIPALVVTTAGDRFAIPQVSLLELVRLEGDEAEAGIEMVYGAPVYRLRGRLLPLVNLAHALGLQEGFRSTGAQEAVNIVVLQADEHTFGLVVDEINDTEEIVVKPLGKQLKGIGAFAGATIMGDGRVALILDVLGLGQLAQVVTESARKAPGAVVEAARAGEAERLMLLLFRLGAERRMAIPLSMVARLEEFPQGTIERAGAYQVVQYRGRLLPLIRLTELLGEPGGAEERDPLQVVVYRHEGRDVGLVVENIVDIVEEQLTVHRRERQGAVYGTAVIQQKVTDLLDVRALIEQADVLLFAGSDAEPVGAGV from the coding sequence ATGAGCGACATGGACGACATCGTCAAAGAGTTCCTCGTGGAGAGCAGTGAGGGGCTCGACACCCTGGATCGCAACCTGGTGGCGCTGGAGCAGAACCCGGGCGACAAGAACCTGCTGGCCGGGATCTTCCGCTGCATCCACACCATCAAGGGCACCAGCGGGTTCCTCGGCTTCGGCCGGCTGGAATCGGTGACGCACGTGGGGGAGAGCCTGCTCTCCGACCTCCGCGACGGCAAGAAGACCCTGACGCCCGAGATCACGAGCGCGCTGCTCCAGCTGGTGGACGCGGTCCGGTCGATGCTCTCGGCAGTCGAGAGCACCGGCACCGACGGGCAGGAGGGCTTTGCGTCCCTGGTGGAGCTGCTCACGCGGCTGCAGAAGGGGGAGCCGGCCGCCTCGGGAAAAGCTGAAGGGGCGTCGCGGGCCAAGGGCGGCCGGAAGAGCGGCCCGCAGGCGGCTCCGGTGGCGGAGGTGCCGCCGCCCGCGGCCGTGGCGCCCCCGGTTCCCGCGCAGGTCCCCGAGCCGGTCCCGGCCCCCGCGGCGCAGGTGGCGCCGGTGGCCGCGGCCGAGCCGGCGGAGGTGAAGGCGCCGGCGGCTTCGGACAGCAACATCCGGGTGGATGTGGGGCTGCTGGACAAGCTCATGAACCTGGTGGGCGAGCTGGTGTTGGCCCGCAACCAGATCCTCCAGTACACCACGACCGCCGACGACTCGGGGTTCGTGGCGACCTCGCAGCGCCTGAACCTCATCACCACCGAGCTGCAGGAAGGGGTCATGAAGACCCGGATGCAGCCCATCGGGAATGTGTGGGCCAAGTTCCCGCGGGTGGTGCGCGACCTTGCCCTGGCGTGCAAGAAGCAGGTGCGCATCGAGATGGAGGGGAAGGAGACCGAGCTCGACAAGACGATCATCGAGGCGATCAAGGACCCGCTGACGCACATCGTGCGGAATTCGGTGGACCATGGCATGGAGCTGCCGGCCGAGCGGGTGGCCCGGGGCAAGCCGGCCGAGGGGCGGCTGCTGCTGCGCGCCTACCACGAGGGTGGGCAGGTCAACATCGAGATCTCCGATGACGGCGGCGGGGTCAACACGGAGCGGGTGAAGGCCAAGGCGATCCAGAAGGGCGTCATCACGGCCGAGCAGGCGGCGCGGATGGGGGACCGGGAGCTGGTGAACCTGATCTTCGCGCCGGGCTTCAGCACGGCGGAGCAGGTGAGCAACATCTCCGGCCGCGGCGTGGGCATGGACGTGGTGAAGACCAACATCGAGAAGATCGGTGGCACGGTCGACGTGCAGAGCGTGGCCGGCCAGGGCACCACCCTCAAGATCAAGATCCCGCTCACGCTGGCCATCATCCCGGCGCTGGTCGTCACCACGGCCGGGGACCGCTTCGCGATCCCGCAGGTGTCGCTGCTGGAGCTGGTGCGGCTGGAGGGCGACGAGGCCGAGGCGGGCATCGAGATGGTCTACGGGGCGCCGGTGTACCGGCTGCGGGGCCGGTTGCTGCCGCTGGTGAACCTGGCGCACGCCCTGGGGCTGCAGGAGGGCTTCCGGTCCACAGGGGCGCAGGAGGCGGTCAACATCGTGGTGCTGCAGGCGGACGAGCACACCTTCGGCCTCGTCGTGGACGAGATCAACGACACCGAGGAGATCGTGGTGAAGCCGCTGGGCAAGCAGCTCAAGGGCATCGGGGCCTTTGCCGGGGCCACGATCATGGGTGATGGCCGGGTGGCGCTGATCCTCGACGTGCTCGGCCTGGGCCAGCTGGCGCAGGTGGTCACCGAGTCGGCCCGCAAGGCGCCGGGCGCGGTGGTGGAAGCGGCGCGCGCCGGGGAGGCGGAACGGCTGATGCTGCTCCTCTTCCGGCTGGGGGCCGAGCGGCGGATGGCCATCCCCTTGTCGATGGTGGCGCGGCTGGAGGAATTCCCGCAGGGCACGATCGAGCGGGCGGGGGCGTACCAGGTGGTGCAGTATCGCGGGCGGCTGCTGCCCCTCATCCGGCTCACCGAGCTGCTGGGCGAGCCGGGCGGCGCGGAGGAGCGCGACCCGCTCCAGGTGGTGGTCTACCGTCACGAGGGCCGGGACGTGGGCCTTGTGGTGGAGAACATCGTCGACATCGTCGAGGAGCAGCTCACCGTGCACCGGCGGGAGCGGCAGGGCGCCGTGTACGGCACCGCGGTGATCCAGCAGAAGGTGACCGACCTGCTCGACGTGCGGGCACTCATCGAACAGGCGGACGTGCTGCTCTTCGCGGGCTCGGACGCCGAACCAGTCGGCGCGGGGGTCTGA